Proteins co-encoded in one Hyla sarda isolate aHylSar1 chromosome 4, aHylSar1.hap1, whole genome shotgun sequence genomic window:
- the LOC130366708 gene encoding olfactory receptor 10A7-like, giving the protein MPKSRCGEQTSPYAGHGMRRSLPENTCGDALTLISHEMENNNITKIFLLGFTGLYNVRIFVFLLILVIYLTTICGNLLVISLVSYSKNLHCPMYLFLAQLTMCDIILTSDIVPNMLPMVLNNGTSMSLLGCFTQFFFFSSSEASECLLLTVMSYDRYLAICHPLHYVSMMNPRLCLEFILTSWALGYSLTLLVTLGMSQLPFCRSGVIDHFFCDFDPILRLSCSDTLQTKIHLLSTILNFPVILCPFLVVLVSYAYIVHTILRIQSISHRRKAFSTCGSHLTVVSIFYGTLLSIYLSPENGKSVTSRKILSLAYTVLTPLTNPVIYCLRNKDIKKAFKMIH; this is encoded by the exons ATGCCGAAGTCCCGCTGCGGAGAACAAACTTCTCCATATGCAG GCCATGGTATGAGGAGATCCCTTCCAGAGAACACTTGTGGTGACGCTCTGACCCTTATATCCCAT gaaatggagaataacaacattacCAAAATATTTCTCCTTGGATTTACAGGTCTTTATAATGTCAGAATATTTGTATTTCTTCTAATCTTGGTCATTTACCTCACAACAATCTGTGGGAACCTCTTGGTCATCTCTCTGGTGTCCTACAGCAAGAACCTCCACTGCCCCATGTATTTATTCCTGGCACAGCTCACCATGTGTGACATCATATTGACCTCAGATATCGTCCCTAACATGCTTCCTATGGTTCTAAACAATGGGACCTCCATGTCTCTTTTAGGATGTTTTACACAGTTCTTTTTCTTCAGTTCTTCTGAAGCTTCGGAATGTCTTCTGCTGACAGTGATGTCTTATGACAGGTATCTGGCCATATGTCACCCTCTACATTATGTCTCTATGATGAATCCTCGGCTTTGCCTGGAATTCATTCTTACATCTTGGGCATTAGGTTATTCTTTAACGTTACTTGTAACATTAGGTATGTCGCAGCTTCCGTTCTGCCGGTCGGGTGTCATCGATCACTTCTTCTGTGATTTTGATCCGATATTGAGATTATCCTGCTCAGATACATTACAGACTAAAATACATTTACTGTCAACCATCCTGAACTTCCCGGTCATCCTCTGCCCGTTCCTTGTAGTTCTCGTCTCTTATGCTTATATTGTCCACACAATCCTCAGGATCCAGTCCATCAGCCATAGACGGAAGGCCTTCTCCACTTGTGGGTCCCACTTGACCGTCGTCTCCATATTCTATGGCACCCTGCTCTCTATTTATTTAAGCCCTGAAAATGGAAAATCTGTGACTTCACGCAAAATCTTGTCTCTTGCCTACACTGTGCTGACTCCATTAACCAACCCTGTGATCTACTGCCTGAGGAATAAGGACATCAAGAAAGCCTTTAAGATGATCCATTGA
- the LOC130366709 gene encoding olfactory receptor-like protein I9, whose product MENNNITKIFLLGFPGLYNVRIFVFLLILIIYLTTICGNLLVISLVSYSKNLHCPMYFFLAQLTMCDIIITSDIVPNMLPMVLNNGTSMSLLGCLTQFFFFGSSEGSECLLLTVMSYDRYLAICHPLHYVSIMNPRLCLEFILISWTLGFTLALLLTLGMSQLLFCRSGVIDHFFCDFDPLLRLSCSDTLQTKIHLLSTILNFPVILCPFLVVLVSYAYIVHTILRIQSISHRRKAFSTCGSHLTVVSIFYGTLLSIYLSPENGKKSVTLPKMMSLAYTVLTPLTNPVIYCLRNKDIKKAFKIF is encoded by the coding sequence atggagaataacaacattacCAAAATATTTCTCCTTGGATTTCCAGGTCTTTATAATGTCAGAATATTTGTATTTCTTCTAATCTTGATCATTTACCTCACAACAATCTGTGGGAACCTCTTGGTCATCTCCCTGGTGTCCTACAGCAAGAACCTCCACTGCCCCATGTATTTCTTCCTGGCACAGCTCACCATGTGTGACATCATAATAACCTCAGATATTGTCCCTAACATGCTTCCTATGGTTCTAAACAATGGGACCTCCATGTCTCTTTTAGGATGTCTCACACAGTTCTTCTTCTTTGGTTCTTCTGAAGGTTCGGAATGCCTTCTGCTGACAGTGATGTCTTATGACAGGTATCTGGCCATATGTCACCCTCTACATTATGTCTCTATTATGAATCCTCGGCTTTGCCTGGAATTCATTCTTATATCCTGGACATTAGGTTTTACTTTAGCATTACTTTTAACATTAGGTATGTCTCAGCTTCTGTTCTGCCGGTCGGGTGTCATCGATCACTTCTTCTGTGATTTTGATCCTTTATTGAGATTATCCTGCTCAGATACATTACAGACTAAAATACATTTACTGTCAACCATCCTGAACTTCCCGGTCATCCTCTGCCCGTTCCTTGTAGTTCTCGTCTCTTATGCTTATATTGTCCACACGATCCTCAGGATCCAGTCCATCAGCCATAGACGGAAGGCCTTCTCCACTTGTGGGTCCCACCTGACCGTCGTCTCCATATTCTATGGCACCCTGCTCTCTATTTATTTAAGccctgaaaatggaaaaaaatctgtTACTTTGCCCAAAATGATGTCTCTTGCCTACACTGTGCTGACTCCATTAACCAACCCTGTTATCTACTGCCTGAGGAATAAGGACATCAAGAAAGCCTTCAAGATATTCTGA